A single region of the Branchiostoma lanceolatum isolate klBraLanc5 chromosome 1, klBraLanc5.hap2, whole genome shotgun sequence genome encodes:
- the LOC136445910 gene encoding uncharacterized protein: MTKERINCPSGVSPSDIATAIRKGASERDRLLLQYALDKILNHAPWVWKSSELTVIGDDKEWVFYCGSPSNLFVVYHDGKDAQASKWSSKGWKLFLHEGASNIWSWVKGVVEKYVIGKIDGLLDTVAKKAIEWYKLH, encoded by the exons ATGACCAAG GAACGCATTAATTGCCCATCAGGGGTAAGCCCCTCCGACATTGCCACTGCCATCCGCAAGGGGGCTTCTGAACGCGACAGGCTGCTCCTGCAGTATGCACTGGATAAAATCCTGAACCATGCACCCTGGGTCTGGAAGAGCAGCGAGCTCACTGTCATCGGAGACGACAAGGAGTGGGTCTTCTACTGCGGCAGTCCATCCAACCTGTTCGTCGTGTACCATGACGGGAAGGACGCGCAGGCCAGCAAATGGAGCAGCAAGGGGTGGAAGCTGTTTCTGCACGAGGGGGCCAGCAACATTTGGAGCTGGGTAAAGGGGGTGGTAGAGAAATACGTCATCGGCAAGATTGACGGCTTGCTCGACACCGTCGCAAAGAAGGCAATAGAATGGTACAAGCTGCACTAA